One window from the genome of Plasmodium berghei ANKA genome assembly, chromosome: 3 encodes:
- a CDS encoding BIR protein, which produces MSFRVCYIISEIDNFANDPKNQGGHNSIGYFKYYCPDNNCDTDVKKVISTFIALVTLFNGINHNEKLESDKIAEYAILWLSYKLNQKTQNGNTKLYDFYTEHINTNSKYNEHITNDFNINKSVIENKIKLMNMNIKDISKFYDAFKKLCEMYTEFDDDNKNCTNCSGKAKEFVEKYKDLNKDYNNTNNSSYNKMLSTLSTDYNNLKNKCKNVQNSKFPLLPEIKTTQISVKSSEQTSAQTSEVASSRSSIGNNLFTVLSVFGAIALFLGIGYKHSLFGFRRKVQKNLRKKLKSLRRKWIISI; this is translated from the exons atgTCTTTTAGAGTg TGTTATATAATTAGTGAGATTGATAATTTTGCTAATGATCCGAAAAACCAGGGAGGACATAATTCTATTGGTTATTTTAAGTATTATTGCCCTGATAATAACTGTGATACTGATGTCAAAAAAGTTATTTCTACTTTTATAGCATTAGTAACTTTATTTAATGGTATTAAtcataatgaaaaattagaGAGTGATAAAATTGCTGAATATGCTATTTTATGGTTAAGTTATAAACTAAATCAAAAAACACAAAATGGAAACACCAAATTATACGATTTTTATACTGAACATATAAACACAAatagtaaatataatgagCATATAACTAatgattttaatattaataagagtgttatagaaaataaaataaaattgatgaatatgaatattaaagatatatctaaattttatgatgcatttaaaaaattatgtgaAATGTATACTGAATTTGATGACgacaataaaaattgcaCAAACTGTTCGGGAAAAGCTAAAGAATTtgttgaaaaatataaagaccTTAACAAAGATTATAATAACACTAATAACAGTTcctataataaaatgttgTCTACTTTATCAActgattataataatttaaaaaataaatgtaaaaatgtTCAAAATAGCAAGTTTCCACTCCTTCCAGAGATAAAAACAACACAAATTTCTGTAAAAAGTTCTGAACAAACTTCTGCACAAACATCTGAAGTTGCATCATCAAGGTCGTCGATAGGAAACAACTTATTTACAGTTTTATCGGTATTTGGTGCAATAGCATTATTTTTAGGAATTGGATATaag cATTCGTTATTTGGATTTCGGAGAAAagttcaaaaaaatttaagaaaaaagCTAAAATCATTAAGAAGAAAATGGATAATTAGTATATGA
- a CDS encoding BIR protein — protein MGQNTTNSTKYFIKNDNKICTTFDDLRKFFSDGLTESGEYNSISGPLNAYCPNGDSGNNKECKTDVDKINAGCLWLFKQFYGDSEKISNNADSNMNIVTYILSWLSYKLNQKPQNGITKLMDFYNKHMETSEEYKKNIENDTEYKTYIALIDKNKGLMDIDISVMSKFYNLFNNLCKMYNELQTANNNAQEYLKYVNNFADEYKNIFNENFNDTNDNLFKQVLSVVSNDYNYIKSTLNVESVRKQIPELTKKKTAKQFSGPSLKKTQISLSSNETQMDGSSSGTSTSNSEPEVSYSETTLSSSLIIKKLILIPFILVATIILLGISYKYSLFGFWKRLQRQYLREKLKKRRK, from the exons ATGGGACAAAATACAACGAATAGCACAAAATACTTCATTAAAAATGACAACAAAATA TGTACTACGTTTGATGATTTGAGGAAATTTTTTTCCGATGGTTTAACTGAATCTGGAGAATATAATTCTATAAGTGGACCTCTCAATGCCTACTGCCCTAATGGAGATTCAGGAAACAATAAAGAATGTAAGACTGATGTCGATAAGATTAATGCTGGATGTTTATGGCtatttaaacaattttatgGGGATAGTGAAAAAATTTCGAATAATGCAGATAGCAACATGAATATtgttacatatattttgtcGTGGTTAAGTTATAAGTTAAATCAAAAACCACAAAATGGAATCACTAAATTAATggatttttataataaacatatGGAAACTTCCGAGGAgtataaaaagaatatagaaaatgataCGGAATATAAAACTTATATTGCGCTcatagataaaaataagggATTGATGGATATTGATATCAGTGTTATGtctaaattttataatttatttaataatttgtgTAAAATGTATAATGAGCTTCAAACGGCAAATAATAATGCCcaagaatatttaaaatatgttaataattttgctgatgagtataaaaatatttttaatgaaaatttcAATGATACAAAcgataatttatttaaacaaGTACTATCCGTTGTATCAAAcgattataattatataaaaagtacATTAAATGTTGAATCTGTAAGGAAACAAATTCCAGAACTtacaaagaaaaaaacagCAAAACAATTTTCTGGGCCAAGtcttaaaaaaacacaaattTCTTTAAGTTCTAATGAAACACAGATGGATGGGTCATCGAGTGGAACATCAACATCAAACTCTGAACCTGAAGTATCATATTCTGAAACGACACTATCGAGTTcattgataataaaaaaactaatTCTAATTCCATTTATATTGGTTGCaacaataattttattaggAATTTCATATaag tattcGTTATTTGGATTTTGGAAACGACTTCAAAGACAATATTTAAGAgaaaaactaaaaaaaagaagaaaatga
- a CDS encoding BIR protein, translated as MDDTLCSNFDILRMHLPAKLGGTAKRELKNIIDFQNYCHNDNCNTDLEKITVGFLWLLGKYYSISQNRSYNENNTNPFFLYMISWFSYQLNKITGHNSTTINDFYNKKIKNNDKYKKFRDDSSKFTNLDEDLNKKSDFLNINIKDLSKFYDPFKLLCSMYGNAAMNINDATLSNTATSFVNTYTELNNNYNAKGTAYSQILSALSTDYNNLKTKCKDCSSLPAIKTTQNHVLSSKNNSEQSSGQSSRQFSAKTYEVTSSSSIGNKLFTVLSIFGAIAFFLGISYKYSLFGFRKRAQKQYLREKIRNIKKKMSC; from the exons ATGGATGATACTCTA TGTTCAAACTTTGATATTTTGAGGATGCATTTACCCGCTAAATTAGGCGGAACTGCAAAACGTgaactaaaaaatattattgatTTCCAAAATTATTGCCATAATGATAACTGCAATACTGATCTCGAAAAAATTACGGTTGGATTTTTATGGTTACttggaaaatattattctaTATCCCAAAATAGAAgttataatgaaaataatactaatccattttttctatatatgaTTTCATGGTTTAGTTAccaattaaataaaatcacAGGGCACAATTCCACCACAATAAAcgatttttataataaaaaaataaaaaataatgataaatataaaaaatttagagATGATTCCAGTAAATTTACAAATCTTGATGAAGacttaaataaaaaaagtgattttttgaatattaatattaaagatctgtctaaattttatgatcCATTTAAACTATTATGTAGTATGTATGGTAATGCTgcaatgaatataaatgacGCCACCCTGTCAAATACTGCTACTAGTTTTGTTAACACATATACAGAGCTTaacaataattataatgcTAAAGGTACCGCATATAGTCAAATATTGTCTGCTTTATCAActgattataataatttaaaaactaAATGTAAAGATTGTTCATCCCTTCCAGCGATAAAAACAACACAGAATCATGTGTTAAGTTCTAAAAATAACTCTGAACAAAGTTCTGGACAAAGTTCTCGGCAATTTTCTGCAAAAACATATGAAGTTACATCAAGTTCGTCGATAggaaacaaattatttacagTTTTATCGATATTTGGTGCAatagcattttttttaggaaTCTCATATaag tattcATTATTTGGATTTCGGAAACGAGCtcaaaaacaatatttaagagaaaaaataagaaatataaagaagaaaatgagTTGTTAA
- a CDS encoding fam-b protein, translating into MRVSVLKYVLFSIVICSFEYAKNELYFVNDKGIYLEGNVINFRNNRILADVDKEFDLNEFCQSTLSLATQLGDCIEDNEEIAHLRNIIDSHIKKHEESNTSIDLKNVDSKTKQLINEFRKELEELKKHITDKMNGELAIQPIDDKIIIKKDENSSVSEHEDFKQLENERNIVANEHYETDSSIEELKNKRKLKKRIKGLMVRSVLLVGFIFALLIPGWISSVFIIMNAALSIETIIRSYQYVKLSFKVRKMPKKKKKSR; encoded by the exons ATGAGAGTCAgtgttttaaaatatgttctTTTTTCAATTGTTATTTGTTCTTTTGAATATGCCAAAAAT GAATTATACTTTGTAAACGATAAAGGGATATACCTTGAAGGGAATGTAATAAACTTTAGAAATAATAGGATATTAGCAGATGTAGATAAAGAATTTgatttaaatgaattttGTCAATCAACTTTGAGTCTTGCAACTCAACTTGGTGATTGCATTGAAGATAACGAAGAAATAGCACACCTTCGAAATATTATAGATTCACATATAAAGAAGCATGAAGAAAGTAACACATCaattgatttaaaaaatgtagataGTAAGACAAAACAATTAATTAATGAGTTTCGAAAAGAATtagaagaattaaaaaaacatattactGATAAAATGAATGGTGAATTAGCAATACAGCCGAtagatgataaaataataataaaaaaagatgaaaatagtTCTGTATCAGAACATGAAGACTTTAAACAATTGGaaaatgaaagaaataTCGTAGCGAATGAGCATTATGAGACCGATTCAAGTATcgaagaattaaaaaataaacgaaagttaaaaaaaaggatcAAAGGATTAATGGTGAGGTCGGTGTTGTTGGTGGGGTTTATTTTTGCGTTATTGATACCCGGATGGATTTCATctgtatttattattatgaatgCAGCGCTTTCAATTGAAACAATTATTAGAAGTTATCAATACGTTAAATTATCTTTTAAAGTACGTAAAATgcccaaaaaaaaaaaaaaatcaaggtag